The following proteins are co-located in the Carassius gibelio isolate Cgi1373 ecotype wild population from Czech Republic chromosome A21, carGib1.2-hapl.c, whole genome shotgun sequence genome:
- the LOC127941609 gene encoding olfactory receptor 13C8-like: MNNISSPNFLTITALNEWDWTSRIVFFSFALPVYLLTIVLNAALIMIIAFEKALHEPMYIFLCNLCVNDLCGTTGFYPRALVYLLTETNRISIEECIVQSIVIIVYGAGEFSNLSIMAVDRYIAICRPLRYHSIMSPFTVRSLVTFIWIYPCFLSIMATIVAMKYPFCRHEIVKLFCENLSLVNLQCKQDNLNGIFNGWMYVTAIVLISFVLISYFKIILACRKSKVNQEKFLSTCVPHLISFLNYIACVFFYSSQTEFRTKALPHMLYSFLTVIFLIVPPVVNPVIYGIKLSPVRAKILFIFRSLKIRNM; encoded by the coding sequence ATGAATAACATCTCCTCTCCCAACTTTCTCACTATCACGGCTCTGAATGAGTGGGACTGGACCAGCAGGATcgtatttttttcatttgctctTCCAGTTTACCTTCTGACTATTGTTCTGAATGCTGCCTTGATTATGATTATTGCTTTTGAGAAAGCCCTGCATGAACCCATGTACATTTTCTTGTGTAATCTCTGTGTTAATGATCTGTGTGGAACTACAGGGTTTTATCCCAGGGCTTTGGTATATTTACTCACAGAAACTAACAGGATTTCAATTGAGGAATGTATTGTACAAAGTATTGTCATCATTGTTTATGGGGCTGGTGAATTTTCAAATTTAAGTATCATGGCTGTTGATAGGTACATAGCGATCTGTCGACCTTTACGTTATCACAGCATTATGTCACCTTTCACTGTGCGAAGCCTGGTGACATTTATTTGGATATATCCTTGTTTTCTGAGTATAATGGCCACTATTGTTGCTATGAAATACCCTTTTTGCAGACATGAAATAGTTAAACTTTTCTGTGAAAACCTGTCCTTGGTTAATCTTCAGTGCAAACAAGATAATTTAAATGGGATTTTTAATGGATGGATGTATGTAACTGCAATTGTCTTAATTAGTTTTGTTCTGATttcctattttaaaataattctagcTTGTCGGAAATCTAAAGTAAATCAAGAGAAGTTCTTAAGCACTTGTGTACCACACTTGATTTCCTTTCTGAACTACAtagcctgtgtttttttttattcctcccAGACAGAATTTAGAACAAAAGCATTGCCTCACATGTTATATAGTTTTCTAACGGTTATATTCCTGATTGTTCCCCCTGTTGTCAATCCTGTAATATATGGTATTAAATTAAGTCCAGTAAGGGCAAAAATACTATTTATCTTCCGAAGTTTAAAGATTAGGAACATGTAG
- the LOC127942304 gene encoding olfactory receptor 14J1-like, protein MNNISSPNFLTITALNEWDWTSRIIFFSFALPVYLLTIVLNAALIMIIAFEKALHEPMYILLCNLCVNDLCGTTGFYPRALVYLLTETNRISIEECIVQCLAVVMYTTGEFTNLSVMAIDRYIAICQPLRYHTIMSPFTVRSLVTFIWIFPFFIGVMAISLALKHPLCRHDMHRLFCEHLSLMNLACKQDIFQGIINGFIYISKAVFFVFVLISYLKIILACRKSKVNQEKFYSTCVPHLISFMITTCGLSDSLLTRFKAETVSNIASTFLSVIILTVPPVVNPVIYGIKLGPIRAKILYIFKSQRIHNF, encoded by the coding sequence ATGAATAACATCTCCTCTCCCAACTTTCTCACTATCACGGCTCTGAATGAGTGGGACTGGACCAGCAGGATCATATTTTTCTCATTTGCTCTTCCAGTTTACCTTCTGACTATTGTTCTGAATGCTGCCTTGATTATGATTATTGCTTTTGAGAAAGCCCTGCATGAACCCATGTACATTTTATTGTGTAATCTGTGTGTTAATGATCTGTGTGGAACTACAGGGTTTTATCCCAGGGCTTTGGTATATTTACTCACAGAAACTAACAGGATTTCAATTGAGGAATGTATTGTACAATGTCTTGCTGTTGTGATGTATACAACTGGGGAATTCACCAATTTAAGTGTCATGGCTATTGATAGGTACATAGCAATCTGTCAACCTTTACGTTATCACACCATTATGTCACCTTTCACTGTGAGGAGCCTGGTGACTTTTATTTGGATATTTCCATTTTTCATAGGGGTAATGGCAATTTCACTGGCTCTGAAACACCCTCTGTGCAGACATGACATGCATAGACTTTTCTGTGAGCATCTTTCCCTGATGAATCTTGCATGCAAACAAGACATTTTTCAAGGCATCATTAATGGATTTATCTATATAAGCAAggctgtattttttgtttttgttctgatttcctatttaaaaataatactagCTTGTCGAAAATCTAAAGTTAATCAAGAGAAGTTCTACAGCACATGTGTGCCACACCTAATTTCCTTTATGATTACAACATGTGGTCTTTCCGATTCTCTTCTCACAAGATTTAAAGCAGAAACAGTGTCTAATATAGCATCTACATTTTTGTCTGTTATCATCCTGACTGTTCCCCCTGTTGTCAATCCTGTAATATATGGTATAAAATTAGGTCCAATTAGGgcaaaaatattgtatattttcaaAAGTCAAAGGATTCATAACTTTTAG